In Aedes albopictus strain Foshan chromosome 3, AalbF5, whole genome shotgun sequence, the genomic window gtgaaccaacatgcctacccaTCTGATaagtccactgtgattcttttgcacgaggttgtttacgatatcgagaaagcatttgctcaaaagcaatcctgcttgggtgttttcttagatatcgagggtgcctttgacaatgtacctttagatgccatattggaagccgcacggagtcatggtatatcaccaatgatttctaattggattcatcaaatgctttaaaccgatatctcttctcggcattgcgtctagcagggattaggaaattgagtgtttgtggatgcccccaacggggagtcttatcaccgcttttgtggaatctcgtagcagatacgctactgaggcaactcaataatagcggttttcctacttatggttttgccgacgactacctagcattgtaagttggtatgtgtatcaccacccttttcgacctgatgcaaagcgcccttcaggtagttgagggatggtgtcgccaatatggcctttcggttaatccgagtaaaacatctattgtttttttttttacgtaaaggcgaaaccgtaatggcgttcgacctttgcgtctctttgattctgaaatcgatgtgactgaacaggtaaagtacgttggagcattcttgattccaagctttcctggacacctcaaattgagttcagaatcaagaaagcttgtatggccttcgggcaatgccggcgaacctttggtacaacttggggtctaaaacccaagtatatcaaatggatcttcacaactgCGGTTCGGTCAATATtcgcctatggatgtcttgtgtggtggcaaaagggtgaaatgagaacggtccaatcaaagttaggccatctccaaaggatgtgcttaatggcgatgtctggagcgttctcttcaactcccacggcagcgctcgaagttctctttgacgttgctccactacacgttcatctcaaacaagaagcactttcttgcacttaccgtctatgggtactcggtttactagaggaaactcctgtgaaccgcagttcaacacacacctcgttgtttccacttttggtgaattgggacaaagttgtccttgctccaagtgatcttacaattgcttgtaattttccatataggacaattTCCACGAAttccccttcccgggaagagtggacatctggttatctggagagaagtatttcaaactgcatcgtatgttacactgatggctcccttctcgaaggtcgagcagatgctggtgtttattctcgtgagctaaagcTGTATCAGTCtttctcacttggtagacactgcaccgtttttcaggccgaaatctttgctcttatgtgcggagtgcaatcagcacttcagcagcacgtaatgggcaaagtaatatacttctgttcagatagccaggttgctattaaagcacttgcttcggccaactccaggtcaaagatagtcatcgctggaaatgaattggctgatgagttagctcgcactgtagcatcacatgacttcatcggccctgagccagctattccgatatcgaagtgttgggtaaagcttcagattcacacctgggctgccactcagcacaaacaatactggaatagtttggagtcatgtcgtcaaacaaaattgtattgtactgagtcatctccaagggtggcgaagtatcttacaaatctgtcaaagcagaattgcagcattctggtcaaagcattgactggctactgccgactcagctatcacatagcGAATCTTCAGCAAGCGGATTCTTTTGTAAGTTattgctgtgaatccgattatggaacttcgtttcATTCGATATATAATTGTCCAGTTTTTGCACaaatgcgtttccgagtactcggttatCACTtactaagtgaaactgacttcagaaacctgaatcttcagggcgttctgttgttcttgacccgctgtggtaaagagttaTGAGGCTCTCTTCACGCCTTATGTGTTGTTACAGTGCTCTTTTCAAAGCGCTGCACAGTGGGCAGAAACGGGCCTGTAATCGGACTaatttagaagccgctggttttgaaACTCCAACTGATGCATTTCCCATGGAAAATGGGCCGATAAATCGAATGGCGATGGATTCATCCTGTGCAGACCTTGGGAAGgggttcattttgccccattttaccctaaatcAGCCGTTTTCAATGAGTATACTTCCATAACTCTACACGCCGCTGATTTTTTTGTATATAAATTGACGAATATGATATTATTATGTTTACAGAATTGACTGATAAAGATTTCATGCAGTGCTGAGCCTTATAAGTGACCCGTTttgccctatttcaccctatatttattgttttaatgaATATATGCTTGTAACTtcaattcattcagatttttttgtgcatgaatgaagaaatttcatgctaTTATATCTACAAAATTGAATGACGATGCCATCATGCTATGCTCAGTCCAAGAAGTGGcgtattttaccccatttcaccctatattcgAAATATTGATGATTATAACGTCTATATCTtcaattgctccaataatttaaGCTTATAATTGGACAATTAAGATGTAACCAGCTCTACAGTATTGAATGACGATGGGGCCATGCAGTGACAAGTCTGAGTAttggcccattttaccccatttcaccctatataaGTTATATCGCAAACAGATCTCTATAATTTAGTTTGCTGCAGAATATTGTACTAACTAATCGACAAATTTTATGTTATCATCTATTCTGGATATAATGATAGTGATGGCATGCAGTGCTGAGTTcaagaaatacaggggatggccaaaatgtttgggataggcaacttttttttctctcacaaaaaagttcaacaagctataacttttcagagAGCAcagcaaaaaatctcaaattttgactgtttgtcaacctattatgtgtgcatcattggtacaaatttgggcgcgattgattaatatttcgcaaagttagaaccgttcgggtaaaacacttttttttttagacaactcacttttgagctgtcatatctcggaaaccagtgaaccgaattgaatgaaattttgaacgtacactaacaatatgtaaatgcttcacaaactattaaaacataggtactttttaaacgttggaaaaagttatcatggattgacactttttggatttttctcgaaaaaatgtaatttttttacatcaatgtcaataaattttagtgttgaaatccaaagattttccacttctgttctcaaattatctctaatctgatatattagagcctgtttagattgaaggaagaacacatttagtaatttttgtgtggtattgtaaattttacttattttcctctatatgggtaaaaatttcaatccggtcgccgtgagaaaatatcacattttataacgtcgtatcaagtagtaatatattgttaataaacgttaaaaaaatcattcgattcggttcactggtttccgagatatgacagttcaaaaattagttgtctaaataatagtgttttacccaaacggttctagcttcgcgaaaaattaatcaatcgagcccaaatttgttccaatgatgcacatataataggttgacaaacagtcaaaatttgagattttttgatgcactctatgaaaagttacagcatgttgattttttttgtgggagaaaaaaagttgcctatcccaaacattttggccatcccctgtagtccattttaccctactttgccctatatttataattaaaatgaaaatattcCCCTTAATCCGATTCTGATGACATTTTTTAAGGTGAagtacaaaattgatgtttttatcTTTACAGAATTGGATGGTGGTGATGGAATGCAATGCTGAGTTCAAAAAGTGTTCCATTTTACCCTATTCCACCCTACATTACAAATTTAGTAAAAATATCGCTCTAAATCAGATTCTGATACTTTTTATATAGTATTGTTCAAATTTGGCGTAATGCTCTACAGAATAGCTTCCAGGGAAATTTTGTAAAGAATTCCGGGGAATCCTAATATTCTTATGTTCACAGAATATACTGACGAAGCGTTCATGCAGTGCTGAGCCTTATAAGTGACCCATTTCaccctatttcaccctatattttttgttttaatgaacATATGCCTGTAACTTCAGTTTATTCAGTTTTTCTTGTACATGAATGAATAAATTTCATACTACCTTATCTTCAAAATTGAATAACAATGACATCATGCTATGCTTAATTGGAGTATATTACCCCATTTTACCCTATATTAGTAATATTAGTGCCATATTGGAGCCATTCTGTCACATGTCTAAGTAATTGCCCATTTAaccccatttcaccctatctGAGTTATTTTGCAACCAGATCTCTATAAATTAGTTTTATAGAATTTTTACAAAGTAATCGACAAATTTGATGTTATCTGAATTGGATGGTAGTAACGAAATGGGGAGCTAATAGGGCACGAAATAGTACATTTTACCCTACTTTACTCTATATTTATAATTTTAATGGAAATATCCCCTAAATCCCATGCTGAGGATTTCTGTATAGTAATGTATAAACTGgatgtttttatctttttatcCGTGGGAATGCtaacaggaattccgaaggaaacctgACAATAATCCTGACAGAAGTTTCAAGAAAGTCAGAACAGGAATTTCAgtagaattctgacaggaatttcaCGGGATTCTTGACAATAatcccagcagaatcctggcaGAAATTCTAGCGGTATACTGGCAGGAGTCCTGACAGGGATTTCAGTGGGAATCCTATctgaatttcccagaaatccctgtaggattcacctggaatccctgtcaagaTTTTAAATTTGTCGATTACTTTGTAAATTCTATAAAACTAATTTATAGAGATCTGGTTGCAAAATAACTAagatagggtgaaatggggtaaaatgggcaataACTTAGACATGTGACAGCATGGCTCCAATATGGCACTAATATTACTAATATAGGGTAAAATGGGGTAATATACTCCAATTAAGCATAGCATGATGTCATTGTTATTCAATTTTGAAGATAAGGTAGTATGAAATTTATTCATTCATGTACAAGAAAAACCGAATAAACTGAAGTTACAGGCATATGttcaataaaacaaaaaatatagggtgaaatagggtAAAATGGGTCACTTATAAGGCTCAGCACTGCATGAACGCTTCGTCAGTCTATTCTGTAAACATAAGAATATTAGGATTCCCCGGAATTCTTTACCAAATTTCCCTGGAAGCTATTCTGTAGAGCATTACGCCAAATTTGAACAATACTATATAAAAAGTATCAGAATCTGATTTAGAGcgatatttttactaaaattgtTAATGTAGGGTGGAATAGGGTAAAATGGAACACTTTTTGAACTCAGCATTGCATTCCATCACCACCATCCAATTCTGTAAAgataaaaacatcaattttatACTTCACTTTACAAAAATATCATCAGAAACGGATTTAGGGgaatattttcattttaattatAAATATAGGGTAAAGTAGGGTAAAATGGACTATTTCTTGAACTCAGCACTGCATGCCATCACTATCATTATATTCAGAATAGATGATAACATAAAATTTGTCGATTAGTTAGTAAAATATTCTGCAGCAAACTAAATTATAGATTTTTTTGCGATATAACttatatagggtgaaatggggtaaaatgggccaaTACTCAGACTTGTCACTGCATGGCCCCATCGTCATTCAATACTGTAGAGCTGGTTACATCTTAATTGTCCAATTATAAGCttaaattattggagcaattgaAGATATAGACGTTATAATCATCAATATTTcgaatatagggtgaaatggggtaaaatacgCCACTTCTTGGACTGAGCATAGCATGATGGCATCGTCATTCAATTTTGTAGATATAATAGCATGAAATGTCTTCATTTTCATgcacaaaaaaatctgaatgaattgaAGTTACAAGCATATATtcattaaaacaataaatatagggtgaaatagggcaaAACGGGTCACTTATAAGGCTCAGCACTGCATGAAATCTTTATCAGTCAGTTCTGTAAACATAATAATATCATATTCGTCAATTTATATACAAAAAAATCAGTGGCGTGTAGAGTTATGGAAGTATACCCATTGAAAACGGCTgatttagggtaaaatggggcaaaatgaaccccttcccaaggtctgcacaggatgaaaccatcaccattcgatttatcagCCCATTTTCCATGGGAAATGCATCAGTTGGAGTttcaaaaccagcggcttctaaattAGTCCGATTACAGGCCCGTTTCTGCCCACTGTGCGCTGTTTGAATCCATTGCATTGTGGTAAATACGCTCATGCGCTTTTGACGAACCTATTCCATTACATTTTTTCCTTATCTCATCCCTTACTCCTCCCTACCATTCTTCTTCAGGTTAATGATGAATAAGCTTGTATTCATGGCAatagcacaaatttcccaaatggaggagaacgttccCCCGGAGCCGACCTACTAATACCTCAACTAGAGACTGCTCATGGTCATTACAAGACAAGAGACTGTACCTTATGAGGATCGGAGCTGTGTTTGAATCTTGTCACATACTGCCGACTCACAATTTTACAACTTGTGGATGTGTTtctccatcttcttcttctttttcttgacaTAACCTTCCCACTGGAACAAACCCTGCTTTTTAGTTAAGTGttatattggggggggggggggggatcacaacgtccgaggccatacagtcccggacattaggtcgcgttttttttgcgaaatagcgtccaaaagtttggatgcgtcaaaaTATccaatgtgccttctttccttggacttcgtggcgtatctgcaagttcggacgtcatgccccgaaaaaatgcgccataaagtcctgggactttatggcctcggacgttatgatactgcgccttatatgggcacttccacagttacttaGCTATATCCATTCAGAACAGTGTGTAAAATcttcatacaaatggctcaatttTGGCTCTGCAGAACTCTTGAACCAACAAAACGAAAATTATTGTTtctcatttggaagaactactttTTATCTTTCGAGTTCTAACTTTTACTAATCGGATAAAAGGGACAAATAAAACATTTACATGTTTTACGAGTTTTGTCCGCTTTTtgtttgttgtggtaaatctcacagacAACGTCTACAAaattttgtttgcacacatacaagtataagtaacgGCTGAATTTTTGAAACTATTTACATCGCATAAACATAGtctaaacaaatgaaaaaaatatgcaaaactgttatcgcttgacagcataattgtgctggttcgttacGAAAGGGATATGCCCAACGAAGTCAAGAAGATTTCCTTAACCTTgggccgatcgggaatcgaacccatcaccctcagcatggtcatgcggaatacccacgccttttgcGCTGTGGCTAAATGGGCCCTTGTGGCTTTGTTTCATATTGATCAATTACTTTCGTTTTCAATCGCGAAAGAAAAGATCCCATCTTCCAGAAAACTATCAATGGTTGTCCAATCCAATTCATGATCATTAGAAATCGTATACCCATCCATTGAGTAGTCCTTAAACGATCATTTCGATGCCTTCCATGCTCAATGAAGTTTACTGAAAGAGAATAGTGAAATTTGATGACCATTTCCAAATTTGCTGCCACCGTGTGATGTGCTGTCTATTTATCAATGCAAAATCCTCTCTACCCAAAAACGAAAGGGAAATCAAAACCCAGAAATGCACCCAGCACAATTCAGAAATGAACCCCCGATCGATGTTGGTTTGTTGAAATACGACACTTTTTCATAGACCGGGAACGCTTGCTTGCACTAGTGCACATGTCCCTTCCCATCTATTCCATCGTCGAAGCCACGGAAGTCGATGTTGTACAGCGATCGGTTTATCGCGTTCGGAAATGCAGCAACGACGACGCCATTCCACAATGGTCCCAGGTCCGAATCTAGCTAGACAAAATTATTTACGGCGAAACTATTGATtttagctatatggtgtctttgggaaagtttttccaaaatttgtgtcctatttagtcaataaattgaaattagggtggtccaaatggtttAAAAGATTTGTAtatcaacttttttgtttttccaaatacacctatacaatgttctacaaagttttagaacaattaatttggagcaactttgccgaaaaaaccAACCTCCTAACTATTACGGTTGACGAGTTATGGTTTTTTGAAGCTTGGATGTTAGGGTGGAccttaaaaaaatcagttttttgcttataacttttcatagggacatttctcgcaaaaacgttgttccgagcacttttagatctTTTGATTTTACACTTTTTCTCCGAAGAGGGCAATGTTATATCTCTTGAAATAAGAAAGTTATGcaagattttctcttaaaaaatcgcttttcttacatgtaaatatttcagaatggcgcaaaccgattttcaatcttttaaaTCCATTCAAAAGATCTCACTTTCATTGTTCGATGGTGAAAAAATGAAAGAAGTGTTTTTTGTTTAAAGCGcttaattaatttttgaaaatatgtcatttttcatcaaaaaatggccataacttcaagaatatacaaaatacaggtatgatgtcttcggcaaaaaggTGCGCAATTGAATGCTTTAAAATTGTCTAGAACtaagtttttttgaagaatcaacacataaaaacatattttaaaaaaattggatttttaactaaaaaataaACACTATCAATGTTTCAAAGAACCTTCTGTCAATGCTACCCTAATGAAAGGTTCCATACTTGTCTCTATATGTTGAATTTCTAAAAACAGTCAACTTCAACAATGTACGAATTACGggtatgatgtcttcggcaaaaacgtgcgcaattgaatgctttaaaaatatctagaacaaagttttttttttaaaccaacgcataaaaatatatttgagaaAACAATGTTTGAGTGACAATGTAACCCGCTTAGAAAAGGAATGCTGATCAAAGTAGCCTTGATCAAAGTAGCCTAGTTCAAAGAAGCCTAGTCAGCAGAGCATGATTTTCTGCATGCATGCTGTTGAATTTTGGTTAGTGCGTTATCGTTCCACAGAAAAAAGCAAGATGTCAGTTGGTAAGTTACAGAATTTCTCAACTTTTGAAGTAGATTCCCTAACTAAATTTTCCACCAGGTCTTAAAGTCGCCTTTCATGAATTGGCTGAACAATTCATTACCTATAGTTCTACAACATCTTTGTGTCAGTACGTTATTGACAAGTTCCAGGGCAAAACAATTGATACTGCAGAACTTCAAAAGAAAATTAGCTTTTTCGCACTCAAATTCACAACAGCATGGAAAAGAGACCGTTTCTTTGAGCGCAACAAAATTTGGTTGAGTGGGTTTGAAACTTTCAAAGAACTTCCGATGTCGAACACCAAGAGAAAGCAGCGAAAAGTTCATGATATCAGCGTCGAAGTTCCGTATCAGGAGTTGATGTTTGCAGCGGCAACAAGAGCCACAAGTTCCGGACATAGAGATGCGGCAAAGATcatcaaaaatatttctgaatttccagaaaCCGCCACTAgcttgaagcaatctctgaagtctAGTGATGCCGGAGTGGAGCAGTATTCACCGACTGAAGCTTTGGCATTCATTTGTAAGAACGGATTTTCCAAGAGTCAATACAATGACATTCGTGCATCGGATTTGAAGAAAGGGTGTGATTTGTATCCGTCCTACAATCGggttttggaggaaaagaagCTGACGTATCCTGAAGGTAATTTCTATTTCATTAGATAGGGCCCATTCATACACTATAAAGGCATCACAAAACATCTTTTCTATTATCTAACATGATCAAAATGAATCTATGTTGCTTATGGACAGATAATTATGGGAATGCAAAAATAGTCATGAGATATTCATAATTTTCAGGTATTACGATAAAACCATCAGCAGCCGAAGTTCCCCTCCAATCCCTAGTTGACCACACAAACAAACGCTTAATAGAAAGCCATAGAAGTATTCTTGCTGGTTCGGCTTGTAATACGTTTGAGATTAACTATAAGTGGGGCTGCGATGGCAGTAGCAATCACTCTCGCTATAAGCAAAACTTTGTTGAAACGGATGAAGACGGTGAATTACGAGAGTACAATGATTCACACATATTTTCGATGGCTCTTGTTCCTCTCCAATtaattggaagaatctcagagcaCGAAcgagatattttttggaaaaatgatcTACCTTCTTCCATTTCGTTGTGCAGACCGATCAagctaatttttttgaaggaatctgctcAGCTAACGCGAAATGAAGTTGAGAAAGTGCGAGATCAAATAAAAAATCTGAGGTcaactgaaattcttcaagacggTCGGACAATTACTGTATATTCTTCGTTAATTCTAAGTATGATGGATACTAAGGTAGTAAACGACCTCACAGAAACAAACTCGCAATCCTGCTCATTTTGTGGGAAAAGCGGAAAGAATCTGAATGACGCAACCAACGATCTGAACGAGACCAACGCTGAAAAGTTCTCTCGTGGATTCTCCCCTCTCCATTGCTATATTCGGACAATGGAACTGTTTCTTAAGGTAGCATATCGACTAAGAATGGAAAAACCGACATGGCGCGTAGCGAAGTCTAACGAAGCTGTCCGTCAACGAGAAGCCACCATTCGAGCCGAAATAAAACGAAGACTAGGGCTCAGAATTAGCGAACCGTTACCGAGCGGTGGCAACAGCAATGATGGTAATACCTCACGAACGTTCTTCAAAGAATGGCGTACAATCTGCGAAATTACGGGGTTGAATGAAGATCTACTGGAGAGAATGTACATCATTCTAGTTATTATCAACTGTAAGAGTGATATCAACGTGGAAGTATTCCAAAACTACTTGGAAACGACTAGGAAACTTTATATCAGGTAAGATGTAGTTTgacatataataataataaaactaataataatggaattggataataataataatttattctAGCCTATATGGTTGGTATCCGCTGTCTCCAACTCTCCACAAAATTTTGGTCCACGGCGGTGCCATCGCGAAGCACAGTACTGTTCCTGTTGGAATGTTGAGCGAGGAAGCACTGGAGACCCGGAACAAGTCTATCAGAAAGTTCCGAGAATTCCACTCCAGGAAATTCAGCAGAACGGCAAACATCGAAGACGTCTTCCAACGTTTGCTTCTAACATCCGATCCAGTGATTTCCTTGATGAATAGGAAAAGCAGCGATTCTCCTTTAAACTCTCTTCCAGCCAAAGCTCAAGAACTTGttattttgaattgaattgaaaagatatgtagttttaatttttatttgttctAAGCTCAATAA contains:
- the LOC115256029 gene encoding uncharacterized protein LOC115256029 yields the protein MMDTKVVNDLTETNSQSCSFCGKSGKNLNDATNDLNETNAEKFSRGFSPLHCYIRTMELFLKVAYRLRMEKPTWRVAKSNEAVRQREATIRAEIKRRLGLRISEPLPSGGNSNDGNTSRTFFKEWRTICEITGLNEDLLERMYIILVIINCKSDINVEVFQNYLETTRKLYISLYGWYPLSPTLHKILVHGGAIAKHSTVPVGMLSEEALETRNKSIRKFREFHSRKFSRTANIEDVFQRLLLTSDPVISLMNRKSSDSPLNSLPAKAQELVILN